ctctacagctctgacaaaaccccgccctcctctcccaatgattggacaggaatttgagaaacgtgattggtagctaagggtcgtgctctcattggttccacccaagttcctcccactgaggcTAGAATggagacaaaaagatctgtaacactgtaggatttgaggtttgtacctgtagaatgaagtgtgtgttttgagagttttgatttcaaacttgtaccttgattttttttcaATTTGGTAGTCtgttagttacaaaacgaaagtttcatgtttctgaatgaatgtttgatgttacaaaatgagtagtgaatgtacaaaataaaagtttgattttacaaaataaaaaatacatgtacaaaatacaatgttcctgttacaaaacaagaaatacaagtacgaattgagaattacaagttagaaaactaaagttacaagttacgaatccaaagttacttgtgatgaaacatgtttgaagttacaaaacttggtacaaggtatgctgaatattgtcccaatcctagctccatacatgCGCTTGTTGAAtcggtgcgtgcatgtgtgtgtgtgtgtgcgtgcgtgcgtgcatgtgtttgtgtgcgtgcatgcgtgcgtgtgtgtgcgtgtgtgtgtgcgtgcgtgtgtgtgtgtgagtgtgtgcgtgtgtgcttgtgtgtgtgtgtgtgtgtgtgcagcacagctccatgagccgctccagtcaccgcgtcttgttattggcgctatttaaaccacttGTAAAGAAATAGAGTGATGaaacgatctagagttgtattttaatacactgtaagtagatctagttttataatcagaagatgggctgtttttatcatcagggagtttaattaaacactctgtattgactttgagacaagaaaagagagagagttgggatcgtttaagaatctttaatttcttaattataaattcttaacaatctaccaggactaactctgtgatggatgaaaatggatttggatgttgtgttggtgcgtgtgtgtgtgtgtgtgtggttggttcagactccttaggctgacggagcggatctggttgttatgactacggaccacgaggttttggaagctgatgacatgagcagctattttgccgtgtacgtaccctgtggagtctcccaggtagatcaggaaatgccaggtccgaggggacctcggatgtgtactggagctggttgaagcagcgatcacagcacgtcaaagcccgtctgaagggtcgaccccggtaccatcggcagcgtcagctagtggtgctcttattttgaagggatgtCGTCTTGCTGGTAAACAACGGAAATCTCCAGTAGCTTCAAAGTTCTCAGTTAAAGAAGaaagcacatctggccaggctgtacttctcttttaatgacggtggaaccccgtaggacttccaactgaacagaactgaagtcaaaatggaactgagcttaaaatggcgttgccttgttttatatctctgaattgttgataagttttagtaaagcggattggacactttaagtcaacaagccagattctcttgcggcagccgaaagctctgattggttggaacaatgtgtcatgcgtttctatggagatgagggtcagtctgtctgtgcagtagtcctgttttcattaaacagataaatcatgacatctttattccacagatcattcacttgattattattgatcaacatctgtttcgactagctttaatcacaaataaagtactttgattattgaaaagcgttcttcttctccttctggctcttctcctggaatgtaaacagtctgaggaacacccgaccttggcgttttctacacgggtgttactgtgcacaggggcagctgtgtggagctgaaaataacgaacttcataacgttacacaatgttgtaaaattctgcccagcccagatgtgctcacatgtgcacccgtgagccgtggttctgctggaacgcgtctgacctctgacagacgcactctgaacttcagatcttcagcgcgctgtcaatagcctgacacgtttagaatgctgtcccacagtcagtgtgctaatataataatataataatgctaaaatgcttagatgggaataatttcttgatttttttttgttacatccacaatgttctgtgtgtgaggtttacaacatcagaacacctgcatgagacaggtgttaattacaatctgccagaatgactcgccaccttcagattcctccaacaccgttaaaaatgatcaaatacggaacatatcggcgtgcgcaggccagagtgctgaagctcggagcgcattattattatgaagctagggcacatgtggaggacacacacacacacacacacacacacacacaagcaaaatatacttgttttcagttacatttattgggcccgcttactttttcttaggcccacccacaaatgagtttctacgctaatggtgacatatgacagacttctctgagctccgcagccattacactttttacctcgcgcaccccctagcggcagcttgaGCACTGTATTTTGAAAGGGCTGTAttaatatagcaccttcttaaggttctacaacccccctaggtgcttcacaacacaatcagtccttcacccattcacacacacattcacacactggtggggatgagctattatgtagctacagctgccctggggtgcactgaaagaggcaaggctgctgagcacaggtggcAACGGTGCCTgcaaccaccaccagctggcaaggtgggttaagtgtcttgcccaaagacacagcagcattctctggttggagcaggGATTGAACCTGCGACTTTCTGATTATTGGAAAAGCCGCTCTACTTTCTGAGCTACTGATGCCCCGGTCATGTTTTTTCTATTGGTAAATGCAGTTTGCTAGTTTAgcattagcacccagcagcaATTGTGCGGTGATGTCAGCTGTAGAGTAGGCTGTTGTTCCAAATTCCAACAAGGAACTTTGCATATTTCCTCGAATGTTGCAGTTTATTGACTAAACATGAAGTTTAATACACACCAATTCCTTCtgatttaaaatgaaaaattgcatattttcctgcagtttcctgctcccaAACTGGAAAAGTGAGGGACACAACATAGAAGTTTGTATGTACAGATGTGGTATAAAGTCAGCTGTTTCCTGTCTGCAGAGTGATCGGTGGTTAGGTCTGCCCCCTATGCCCACTCCTCGGGCCGGAGCTGCTGTGGCGGTGCTGGGCAAGCAGATCCTAGTGGTGGGAGGAGTGGGAGAAGACCAGAGGCCACTGAAGGTGGTGGAGATGTACAACACAGAGGAAGGCAGGTGGAAGAAGAGGAGCGCTCTGCGTGACGTGCTGATGGGTGTATCCATCACCGTGAAAGGTACCTCTTCAATGTCCttcctcctcacacacacacacacacacacacacacgcacgcacgcacgcacgcacgcacgcacgtacgcacgcacgcacacacacacacacacgcacgcatgcgtgtgtgtgtgtgtgtgtgtgtgtgtgtgtgtgtgtgtgcatgtgtgtgtgtgtgtgtgtatgtgtgtgtgtgtgtatgtgtgtgtgtgtgtgtgtgtatgtgtgtgtgtgtgtgtgtgtatgtgtgtgtgtgtgtgtgtgtgtgtatgtgtgtgtgtgtgtgtgtgcgtgcgtgtgtgtgtatgtgtgtgtgtgagagagagagagacgcagCAATGAAAACGACAACTAATGAACCGGGTCTCCCCCAGAAACGTCTCTAAGCCCAGCAGACAGAGAGAGCTGGGGGTGGGGTCTGGCAGAATGCTTCGCTGCCATGCATTGTCAGCGGGGGAGGGTGTGGGGAGTGTGTGCTTGGCTTAGACGGGGATCAAGCAAGGCCTGGCGCTGAGGGAAACCCTAAAAGAAGCTGCAACAGGGACTGTGATGAGAAAACACACTCGGGGTGGTGGGCCTTTTCCAGCAGCGGTCTTCCTGGCGTCTCCATGATCGTGGGATCGTGGGTTTAGGGTGCAGGTCTGTGacctctcacactcactagtggATTCTCCtatggagaaaccttacatatacaagcacgttGTCACGACCATgttttgtgtttaaaatgaaGGATGCATCTGAGCAGAGGTGTGCGTCATTTATTtatgcagggtttttcctgcgttcagGTTTgcatggcggccgcctccagctgatgttgtgccgccccagcctgatttcactcttccCCCAGCTATTTGGACGTTAttataactgcagttgcagcgttgctccactacagggcgctgtatcagcagcggtgcaccaaaAAGCGctgaaaccgctgcagaaaaataaGATCAAATATTGCTTTTcttgctagttggtacatatctgtgGTTGGTGGTGCTATTGTAGGGTGACCACacgtcctctttcccccggacatgtcAACTTTTTACTCCCCTTCTGGGGGAGAGGGGGGTCCTACATggatcaaaatgtccggtttttcatgcaggagcagggatggagttatgggggctagatatctttgagggagagatccagtttctgcctatattacagtatttatggactctcagcgtagcggggctctgttgagcggagaggacgcagagcgctgatcgttggtgcgcccgcttCATCTGGTGCACGATATATTCTCAAGGTGTTGCAACAAAACTATTATAGtgaacacatgatcgttcatatctgtttgtatcctctggtattctgtcttttaatcgttcctgacgcactcgctcatcgtgtgctgcggtgatttcacctcactgagcaCACAgcttcacgcagcatcgaaacgcgctctccgctctgCGGTCAGGAGGTCTCTTTCATCAGCGTAGTTCAGAagtggtgaaaaagtaagaatccaggcagcagattctctggagagtttagaggagatgcaggaagatgagagacagacaggacaggaagtagttcaataaaaacaagaaaacaaagtgttgaaaagtaaagtgtaggtagatttatctccactacacgttttcacctgtataaaacaacaagttatacacatgtaatatttatacatctgatacagttcagatcaccgtcaacactcagtcacacacccagggccgtatcaaggcattctgggggccaaggcaaaacggaacccccccaaccctaacccgtacataacagacatgccaccattacactgttagcagcagaaatgacatgttattagcatttccaacacaaatgcatgttaatgaaatgcattatattttactggatacatTTATGTGTTAttgtgactaagatgagtgttattaatacaaacctaacatgttactgaaatgtaggtcacatgtttaaaaacattttaactataaatatcagacgggaaaaaggaactaaacaccaatctaatgcatattattgagccttttataatatttagcctttaaaaagTGAGACAGTTGAATGCACGTAGTATACATGTGCTGGTgcacggtcaggatggtaccacctctgcctcggtTTGAGCCAGGAGAAACCCTGTTTGGTTCTCTACTTTTACTAAACTAATACTGTCATTTATTTATGTAGTTCTCTAGTGTACTAAACAAGTACTGTCATTAATTGACGAAGTTCTCCACTTTTACTAAACTAATactgtcatttatttatttgtgtagtTCTCTActttggttaaacagtacatgttaaaatctaagctcagctcggcagtgacctaaaatacataaatataatttttcttaccgaaaaaaatgaagtggagactccttggacgctctattagtgcaattaatgccacagcaagtcattttgtccaacaattgcacaataatatccaaacaacaatacacaaacgctacaactaatggtctaagttgagagactcaaaatcccggaacagtttccaggccagaccgaggctctactgaggcctttccacggagctagctctgtggtcacgtgggtctgatgctcattaattatacagaattttaggcttttaatacacttaaacagaagagtgagaaaaacattcacccccctcagagttgtcatgagtgtaaactagatcatttaaaccaaaaacatgttctggtaccaggctgtaaacatgtttatttctgctgtgaaattggtatttttaacatgggagtcaatggggatttgctcgcttctgacaccagcccctagtggatgagggtggaactgcaatttttgtcacttcctgtttagctTCATCTTCAGACCCGAtttatgggggcttggttcctACGCACAATATAGGCACAGTTCTGTGTGTAGatacggttgataaatgaggcccctggtttcATCTCAAATCAAATGTCAAAAtgatcaataatattgataattcatattaatATGAAGTATCAATATTATTGATCATTCATTAAAAGTAGGGTGTTAGGGATAGGGTTATCATGAGGTGGGATGAGAGCCGCTGTTTGTGGCCGGTGATCTTATTGTCGGAGTAATGAGTTCTTGCATGTGATTTGGGAACAGGCAGGTTGTAAAGTGAATGTGTCCTTTGCAGATAGCCGGGCTCTGGCTGTTGGGGGGATGGGTGCTGACCTCCTTCCTCGCAGCATCCTGCAGCAGTATGATCTCCGCAAGGATGTGTGGGCGCTACTTCCTCCCATGCCCACTCCACGTTATGATGCCAACACACATCTGCTCGGCAACAAACTCTACGTTGCTGGTACTCGTACACGCCTGCTTGGCTCTGTTTGGTGGACGTTTCTGTCTTTTTGAATCACATTTTGAAACAAAGAGTCCTGTTTTATCTTTCAGGGGGTCGACAGTGTAAGAGACCAGTGAAGGCTTTTGAGGTGTATGACACAGAATCACGTTCCTGGACTTCATTACCCATCCTGCCCTGTAAGCGCACATACGGGGGTGTCATATGGGACTCCGCTGGAAGGCTGTGTCTCCTGGGAGGTCTGCGACAGGGCGGAGGACACCAAAGCTCCAAGTTCACCAAGAACGTTAACATCTTTGACACCAATCAAGGTAGCCATGCTTCATTCTCCTAAAGACCAAGTTATTGTTTTACCTGAACCTTTCAGTCGGTTGAAGCAGACAGATTGGTTGGTTTAGGTGCTGCACCATGCCAGAGCAGTTTTACTCCACAACAAGAAGGGATGAGCTCCTGCTCCTGCAGTTGACTCAAATAGGTCTGGAACGAGAACTAATTTAAATTTCTTCTGgcaaaaaggaaaataaatgctcaaaacaaaataatttattCAAACAGGATATTCAACCAAAGCAGCGGACATTTGCCTGTaacccttctcagtggcctaatgGCAGAGTCAGCACTGGAACTGGGAGACCGAGGCTCAAATCCCAGtcgccaaagactttaaaaatgggggcTGGGGGGGTTGTCTACACGGTTGGGACATGGAAGGGGGTACGCAGAAAACTACGTCATAAGTTTCTTCAAAATATATTTCAACTAATTCATACATCCAGTCTAATGGTCATCACACTACTTAATGATACTCTTTTTCAATTAATATGAACACTGGCATTGTTGCAATAATAAagtgaagaaaaataaaatggTACCATAACCTGCTACCCAGATCTCACTTTTCATCATTTTTCAGCTCTATTGACCTCCAGTTCGTTGGTTTCTTCAAATGTTTTGCATAACGATCTTCTCGTGAGGAAAGCTGTGGACCCATATCGGTTCCTTTGTTGTCCTTCAACTGGAAATCACAACCAAAGCAGCACAATGTGTCGTTGTAACCCTCCTCTGTAACAACCTTAATATTATGGACAtcttctttccataggctccaatatcacttttctgaggccaaatgggaggtggccaccaccgccattttgaccgtgtcacaggttccgtcaagcccagacaattccacaaaagggaagagaggtggagctgagggtggggctgtaaggctgggattgactgacgacacccggtcgaactagctacaagctaacctgaagctaacccaaagctaacacggaggtgggagctaagctaacggaggtagcaacctagcta
This sequence is a window from Nothobranchius furzeri strain GRZ-AD chromosome 3, NfurGRZ-RIMD1, whole genome shotgun sequence. Protein-coding genes within it:
- the klhdc8a gene encoding kelch domain-containing protein 8A, which encodes MAVPSANEFHWQSLARLSSGRVYHTLCEVGGQMYLLGGCDSAGRPCPGLELYSPESDRWLGLPPMPTPRAGAAVAVLGKQILVVGGVGEDQRPLKVVEMYNTEEGRWKKRSALRDVLMGVSITVKDSRALAVGGMGADLLPRSILQQYDLRKDVWALLPPMPTPRYDANTHLLGNKLYVAGGRQCKRPVKAFEVYDTESRSWTSLPILPCKRTYGGVIWDSAGRLCLLGGLRQGGGHQSSKFTKNVNIFDTNQGTWLKSEETVTLKTKRADFAAAFLRGRMVVAGGLGHQPSALDTAESFHPQKKKWERLAPMNFPRCSASSIVIRDRLLVVGGVNQVPSSAHEILYVKEEEYL